The Oncorhynchus masou masou isolate Uvic2021 chromosome 31, UVic_Omas_1.1, whole genome shotgun sequence genome includes a region encoding these proteins:
- the LOC135525174 gene encoding leucine-rich repeat-containing protein 18-like, with protein sequence MEGSSTNLGRAFLCLRSGDCTLSVSALIWVVDELQYGMMAKGKKQSSEPKGRKITLKMAKLALKLTVDGKRRLDLSNMELTTFPKCILKLCDVDELDLSRNLLKKIPDSIAKFVNLCFLDLHSNQLDQVPEAIGCLRNLYSLNLCNNCLSTVGLPNEIGLLRKLRSLNLGMNVLESIPSSIAALKELRHLGLFNNQLTRVPECLRNLPYLETVNLKCNPIPLEDDKGIDPIQRVECLYLVRESSLCACCLQKVKDNRQRVNSRLSRGPTHRKSIFTGLNTPNSVVQEYQAIWR encoded by the exons ATGGAAGGATCCTCGACAAACCTTGGGAGAGCGTTCCTGTGTCTTAGGTCTGGAGATTGCACCCTCTCCGTCTCTGCACTGATCTGGGTGGTGGACGAACTTCAATATGG caTGATGGCCAAGGGCAAGAAGCAGTCAAGCGAGCCCAAAGGCCGGAAGATCACCCTAAAGATGGCCAAGCTGGCCCTGAAGCTGACCGTGGATGGCAAGCGTCGGCTGGACCTCAGCAACATGGAGCTCACCACCTTTCCCAAGTGCATCCTGAAGCTTTGCGATGTGGACGAGCTGGACCTGAGCCGCAACCTGCTCAAGAAGATCCCAGACTCTATCGCCAAGTTTGTCAACCTCTGCTTTTTGGACCTCCACAGCAACCAGCTGGACCAGGTTCCGGAAGCTATCGGGTGCCTCCGTAACCTATACAGCCTCAACCTGTGTAACAACTGTCTGAGCACTGTAGGACTCCCCAACGAGATCGGTCTCCTGCGAAAGCTGAGGAGCCTCAACCTGGGCATGAACGTCCTGGAGAGCATCCCATCCTCTATTGCAGCCCTCAAGGAGCTGCGTCACCTTGGCCTGTTCAACAACCAACTGACCCGGGTACCTGAGTGCCTCCGCAACCTGCCCTACCTGGAGACCGTCAACCTGAAGTGCAATCCTATCCCCTTGGAGGATGACAAAGGCATTGACCCCATCCAGAGGGTGGAGTGCCTGTACCTGGTGAGGGAGAGCTCCCTGTGTGCCTGCTGCCTCCAGAAAGTCAAAGACAACAGGCAGAGGGTGAACAGCAGGCTGAGCAGAGGCCCCACCCACAGGAAGTCCATCTTCACCGGTCTGAACACACCCAACTCGGTGGTGCAGGAATACCAAGCCATCTGGAGGTGA